One Skermanella sp. TT6 genomic window, CGTGGCGGCTGTTGAAGAAGTGGCGGATCGTGGCGCCGACCACCAGCACCAGGGCGACGATCTCCGGGACATGGCCGGTCCCGAAGGCCAGCGGATAGTGGTTGCTGACCATCAGGAAAAGCACCGGCAGCGTCAGGTAGTTGTTGTGCATGGAGCGCTGCTTGGCCTCCTTGCCCAGGGCCGGGTCGGGCGAGCGCCCGGCCAGCAGGTCGGCGACGACCTTCTTCTGGTTGGGGATGATGGTGTGCGCGACGTTGGCCGCCATCATGGTGCCGATCAACGCGCCGACCTGGAGCATGGCGCCCCGCCCGCTGAACACTTCCGAGAAGCCCCAGGCCGCCAGCACCAGCAGGGCGAAACCGGTCAGGATCAGCGCCGTGTCGTTGCGGCCGACCGGCGACTTGCACAGCCGGTCGTAGACGACCCAGCCGAGGACCAGCGAGCCGGCGCTGATCGCGATCGCCTGCCACTGGGACAGCTCCATCACGGTCTGGTCGGTCAGGAACAGGTCGGCGCCGCGGTAATACAGCACGACCAGCAGGAAGAACCCGCTGATCCAGGTCGCATAGGCCTCCCATTTGAACCAGGTGAGTTCGTCGGGCATTTGCGCCGGGGCGACGTTATACTTGACCATGTGGTAGAAGCCGCCGCCGTGGATCTGCCACGCCTCGCCGTGGGTGCCCTTGGGCAGACCCTCGCGCCGGCGCAGGCTGGCGTCGAGATGCACGAAGTAGAAGGACGATCCGATCCACGCTATCGCCGTGATGACATGGAGCCACCGCAGCATGAAA contains:
- a CDS encoding urate hydroxylase PuuD, with the protein product MDAIVWEWVNFMLRWLHVITAIAWIGSSFYFVHLDASLRRREGLPKGTHGEAWQIHGGGFYHMVKYNVAPAQMPDELTWFKWEAYATWISGFFLLVVLYYRGADLFLTDQTVMELSQWQAIAISAGSLVLGWVVYDRLCKSPVGRNDTALILTGFALLVLAAWGFSEVFSGRGAMLQVGALIGTMMAANVAHTIIPNQKKVVADLLAGRSPDPALGKEAKQRSMHNNYLTLPVLFLMVSNHYPLAFGTGHVPEIVALVLVVGATIRHFFNSRHAGKPTPWWTWGVAVAGVAGIIWLSALGPNADAVAATGNGAEPVEFAQAEEVILTRCSMCHAEMPAWEGLPAPPRGVRLDTPEEIQRHAGQIRLQAVLSDAMPPGNITMITPEERRVLAAWTNRAN